In Aquimarina sp. TRL1, a single window of DNA contains:
- the priA gene encoding primosomal protein N': MSYFIDVILPIPLQKSFTYQINKEEAVFLQPGMRVAVQFGKTKVYAALVERVHREAPVVYEAKDIEHILDEEPIVTTEQLALWDWIAAYYMCAKGEVMRAALPSAFLLESETIVHKKENSEIIETTLKDDEFLVFEALQYQSVLRIHEIAKIVGKKTVLPLIKRLLEKEVITVEEEIYEQYKPKIVRCVSIHEQYQEETALQELLTSLTRAPKQKEVLMHVFMLQSKSQKEIRVSDLIKISGTSTAVVNSLIAKEILVVYELQSDRIQYNGGEAATSKKLNEFQEKALAEIKYVFEEKDVCLLHGVTSSGKTEIYVKLIEATLAQNKQVLYLLPEIALTTQLIVRLQAYFGERLTVYHSKYSVNERVEAWNNVKANKEKAQIVIGARSSIFLPFTDLGLVIVDEEHEGSFKQYDPAPRYHARDTAIVLSKLFRGKVLLGSATPAIESYFNARNGKYGLVELMRRHGNVLMPEINLVDLKTKYKRKEVTGHFSDTLLQSIREALKEEEQVILFQNRRGYSPVVECNTCGHAPQCTNCDVSLTYHERKNQLRCHYCGYAIAMLHKCMACGSTELSTKGFGTEQIEKELKELFPDKNIGRMDQDTTRGKHGYEKIITKFENGDIDILVGTQMLSKGLDFRNVTLVGVMNADNLLNFPDFRAHERSYQLIQQVAGRAGRTQKRGKVLIQTYNPYHQILQQVTVNDYLAMFKDQIEERKQYKYPPFYRLIKFTGKHKDYNRVDEAVNWLATSFRNVFKQHVLGPEFPPVSRIRNQYHKNILIKIPQGQSLDKTKEVLGKILTSFSSIKEFSGVRILINVDNY, translated from the coding sequence ATGTCGTATTTTATAGATGTAATTCTTCCAATTCCTCTTCAAAAATCGTTTACGTATCAAATTAATAAAGAAGAAGCAGTTTTTTTGCAACCAGGAATGCGTGTTGCTGTGCAGTTTGGAAAAACAAAAGTGTATGCAGCCTTGGTGGAAAGGGTTCATAGAGAAGCACCAGTGGTATATGAAGCAAAAGATATCGAACATATCCTGGATGAAGAACCGATTGTTACAACTGAGCAATTAGCATTATGGGATTGGATTGCTGCGTATTATATGTGTGCTAAGGGAGAAGTAATGAGAGCTGCATTGCCAAGCGCCTTTTTGTTGGAAAGTGAAACAATAGTTCATAAAAAAGAAAATTCTGAAATCATAGAAACTACACTAAAGGATGATGAGTTTTTAGTATTTGAAGCCCTGCAATACCAAAGTGTTTTAAGAATTCATGAAATAGCTAAGATCGTAGGAAAGAAAACAGTTTTGCCACTTATAAAGCGACTGCTAGAGAAAGAGGTTATAACTGTAGAAGAAGAAATTTACGAACAATACAAACCAAAAATAGTACGTTGTGTTTCGATTCATGAGCAGTATCAAGAAGAAACTGCATTACAAGAATTATTAACCTCACTCACCAGAGCTCCCAAGCAAAAGGAGGTATTAATGCATGTTTTCATGCTACAGTCAAAATCCCAAAAAGAAATTAGAGTTTCTGATTTGATCAAAATTTCAGGAACCAGTACTGCAGTTGTAAACTCTTTAATAGCTAAAGAGATCTTAGTAGTATATGAGTTGCAATCCGATCGGATACAGTATAATGGAGGAGAGGCAGCAACAAGTAAAAAACTAAATGAATTTCAAGAAAAAGCGTTGGCAGAAATAAAATATGTTTTTGAAGAAAAAGATGTTTGTCTGCTTCATGGGGTAACATCTTCAGGAAAAACAGAGATTTATGTAAAATTAATAGAAGCAACGCTTGCACAAAACAAACAAGTGCTGTACTTGCTACCGGAGATTGCACTGACGACACAGTTGATTGTCAGATTGCAAGCCTATTTTGGGGAGCGGTTAACAGTCTATCATTCTAAGTATTCTGTTAATGAACGGGTGGAAGCCTGGAATAATGTAAAAGCAAATAAGGAGAAAGCTCAAATCGTTATAGGAGCACGGTCCTCAATTTTTCTTCCGTTTACAGATTTAGGGTTGGTCATTGTAGATGAAGAACACGAAGGAAGTTTTAAGCAGTATGACCCTGCACCCAGATATCATGCTAGAGATACTGCTATTGTATTGTCTAAATTGTTCAGAGGGAAAGTCTTGTTAGGATCTGCGACCCCTGCAATAGAAAGCTATTTCAATGCCCGTAATGGGAAATATGGTTTGGTAGAGCTAATGAGAAGACATGGGAATGTATTGATGCCGGAAATTAATTTGGTGGATTTAAAAACAAAATACAAAAGAAAAGAAGTAACAGGTCATTTTAGTGATACCTTATTGCAAAGCATACGCGAAGCTTTGAAGGAAGAAGAACAGGTAATTTTATTTCAGAACAGAAGAGGGTACTCTCCTGTGGTAGAATGTAATACATGTGGGCATGCTCCTCAGTGTACAAACTGCGATGTGAGTTTGACATATCACGAAAGAAAAAACCAATTGAGATGCCATTATTGTGGATATGCTATAGCTATGTTGCATAAGTGTATGGCATGCGGAAGTACAGAATTGTCAACCAAGGGGTTTGGAACTGAGCAAATAGAAAAGGAATTAAAAGAACTCTTTCCGGATAAAAATATCGGACGGATGGATCAGGATACAACCCGGGGTAAACACGGGTATGAAAAAATTATTACCAAGTTCGAGAATGGTGATATTGATATTCTGGTAGGAACCCAAATGTTATCCAAGGGATTAGACTTTAGAAATGTTACACTGGTAGGTGTGATGAATGCAGATAATCTGTTGAATTTTCCAGACTTTAGAGCGCATGAACGCAGTTATCAATTAATTCAGCAAGTTGCTGGGAGGGCTGGTAGAACGCAGAAACGAGGAAAAGTACTGATACAAACGTATAATCCATATCATCAGATATTGCAACAAGTTACTGTAAATGATTATTTAGCAATGTTTAAAGATCAGATAGAAGAAAGAAAACAGTATAAATACCCTCCTTTCTATAGATTGATTAAATTTACAGGAAAGCACAAGGATTATAATAGAGTTGATGAGGCTGTAAACTGGCTGGCTACATCATTTCGCAATGTTTTTAAGCAGCATGTGTTGGGACCAGAATTCCCTCCGGTATCAAGAATAAGAAACCAATATCATAAAAACATATTGATTAAAATACCTCAGGGACAATCGCTTGATAAAACTAAAGAAGTATTAGGTAAAATATTGACCTCTTTTAGTAGTATAAAAGAATTCTCAGGGGTTAGAATTCTCATTAATGTAGATAATTATTAA
- the rpsF gene encoding 30S ribosomal protein S6, giving the protein MNHYETVFILNPVLSEDQIKETVKKYEDILVSNGAKMIAKEDWGLKKLAYEIQHKKSGFYHLFEYTVPGEAINALELEFRRDERVMRYLTVRLDKHAIAWAEKRRNRNKQKA; this is encoded by the coding sequence ATGAATCATTATGAAACTGTTTTCATCTTGAATCCCGTTTTATCTGAAGATCAGATAAAGGAAACAGTTAAGAAATACGAAGACATTCTTGTTTCTAACGGTGCCAAGATGATTGCTAAAGAAGACTGGGGTCTTAAGAAGTTAGCGTACGAAATCCAACACAAGAAAAGCGGATTTTATCATTTATTCGAATACACAGTGCCAGGAGAGGCTATCAACGCTTTAGAGTTGGAATTCAGAAGAGATGAGCGCGTGATGAGATATCTTACCGTTCGTTTAGATAAGCATGCAATTGCTTGGGCTGAAAAAAGAAGAAATAGAAACAAACAAAAAGCTTAA
- a CDS encoding chalcone isomerase family protein, whose product MNKLLLIIAFLSFATSTAQIRIGKAILPYEETIDGIDLTMNGAGMRSVLWIDMYAGALYLQKKSKDPKEILDSNQSMSIKLDIVSGFVTQQKMIKAVKEGFEKATFGNTKMLDERINKFIGFFSEPIVKNDVYDLVYVKDVGVKAFKNGKELGMIKGLDFKYALFKIWLGEEPASESVKKGMLGLQ is encoded by the coding sequence ATGAATAAATTATTGCTAATAATTGCTTTCTTATCTTTTGCAACCTCTACCGCTCAGATAAGGATTGGTAAAGCTATATTACCCTATGAAGAGACAATAGATGGGATCGATTTAACGATGAATGGAGCTGGAATGCGATCTGTATTGTGGATTGATATGTATGCAGGAGCTTTGTATCTGCAGAAAAAAAGTAAAGATCCGAAAGAAATATTAGATTCTAATCAGTCGATGTCAATCAAGTTGGATATTGTATCCGGATTTGTAACCCAGCAGAAAATGATAAAAGCCGTTAAAGAAGGTTTTGAGAAAGCCACTTTCGGAAACACTAAAATGTTAGACGAACGAATTAATAAGTTTATAGGATTCTTTTCAGAGCCTATTGTCAAAAATGATGTATATGATCTGGTGTATGTAAAGGATGTAGGAGTAAAGGCTTTTAAAAACGGGAAAGAACTAGGAATGATCAAAGGATTGGATTTTAAATACGCTCTTTTCAAGATATGGTTAGGAGAAGAACCCGCTAGTGAGAGTGTTAAAAAAGGTATGTTAGGCTTGCAGTAA
- a CDS encoding DUF3472 domain-containing protein: protein MKFLKLNFAIIALTCYMLAVSCSNDNDPINNEEQTAPNSSLSKNPKEYTGDCNLIDIYDRFNHYVVGDIVKYRQNSSIPYNVYQKTTLSWTNLGKCSENPVNPDINFTISVATQGNTWVVNNPTETLRIVGSNGITNWNNKNTTARTYFYIKEPGTYAIGINARVQSGTSQIEASFGNQSKTITLNNTTFKDIYIGELEVLTKGYYYLDLKGITKTSYSYADVKAVMLGGNATDRNIKFVKNDIHFGRRGPSVHLGYVIPTSGATQAFYNEVEVQPGQDAVGSFYMVNGFQHGYFGIQVNSNTERRILFSVWSPYSTDNPGSIPEEYRIKLLKKGANVITQQFGGEGSGGQSYKVYNWNAGVRYKFLLVGKPAGNNHTDFTAYFMDPTIGTWDLIASFRRPKTNSYITNQYSFLENFNTSTGAIERSGAFYNQWVYDTNNTWHEITQAKFTYDATAENEFRFDYSGGVHGSGFFLKNCGFFNGNISKNTTLERNSTGNNIPKIDFSTLE from the coding sequence ATGAAATTCTTAAAACTCAACTTTGCTATTATAGCACTTACCTGCTATATGCTTGCCGTATCATGTTCAAATGATAATGATCCTATTAACAATGAAGAGCAAACAGCTCCTAATTCATCTCTTAGCAAAAACCCCAAAGAGTACACAGGTGATTGCAACCTGATCGATATATATGACAGATTTAATCATTATGTAGTTGGTGATATAGTAAAATATCGCCAAAACAGTTCCATACCATATAACGTATATCAAAAGACAACATTAAGCTGGACTAATCTCGGAAAGTGTTCTGAAAATCCAGTAAACCCGGATATAAATTTTACTATTTCTGTAGCAACTCAAGGAAATACATGGGTAGTTAATAATCCAACTGAAACACTTAGAATTGTAGGTTCTAATGGAATTACAAACTGGAATAATAAAAATACTACAGCAAGAACATATTTCTATATTAAAGAACCAGGTACTTATGCAATAGGAATTAACGCGAGAGTACAATCTGGCACTTCTCAAATAGAAGCTTCTTTTGGTAATCAATCAAAAACAATAACACTTAACAATACAACTTTTAAAGACATATATATCGGAGAACTTGAAGTACTCACAAAAGGATATTATTATCTCGACCTAAAAGGAATTACAAAAACATCTTACAGTTATGCTGATGTTAAAGCTGTAATGTTGGGTGGGAATGCTACCGATCGAAATATTAAGTTTGTAAAAAATGACATTCATTTTGGAAGAAGAGGTCCGTCGGTACATTTAGGATATGTTATTCCTACTTCTGGTGCTACACAAGCATTTTATAACGAAGTTGAAGTACAACCAGGTCAGGATGCCGTTGGTTCTTTTTATATGGTTAATGGCTTTCAGCATGGTTATTTTGGTATTCAGGTCAACTCAAATACCGAAAGAAGAATCCTATTTTCTGTGTGGAGTCCATATTCCACGGATAATCCCGGAAGTATTCCTGAAGAATACAGAATAAAATTACTAAAAAAAGGTGCAAATGTTATCACTCAGCAGTTTGGAGGTGAAGGATCCGGAGGTCAAAGTTATAAGGTATATAACTGGAACGCTGGTGTGCGATATAAGTTTTTATTAGTAGGAAAACCAGCAGGAAATAATCACACGGATTTTACAGCTTACTTTATGGATCCTACTATAGGAACATGGGATTTGATTGCTAGTTTTAGAAGACCTAAAACAAATTCATATATTACTAATCAGTATTCTTTTCTGGAGAACTTTAATACTAGCACCGGAGCTATTGAAAGAAGTGGTGCTTTTTATAACCAGTGGGTATATGATACCAACAATACCTGGCATGAAATTACACAAGCTAAATTTACATATGATGCAACAGCAGAAAATGAATTTCGTTTTGACTACTCTGGTGGAGTACATGGCTCAGGGTTTTTCTTAAAAAACTGTGGTTTTTTTAATGGTAACATCTCAAAAAACACAACGCTAGAGCGAAACAGTACAGGTAATAATATTCCAAAAATTGATTTTTCTACACTAGAATAA
- a CDS encoding LytTR family DNA-binding domain-containing protein, whose product MEQFQLKCAVVDDSRLQRLAIVKLIDEHPSLELVAEWNNAIETKNGLLDTPVDLLFLDIEMPILTGFDLLDDLENKPHIIFVTGKTKYAFKAFDYDAIDYLRKPLKRERFNAAVDKALSMSRLTSEHGVEDDDYIFVKSNLKKRKIYLSNLKYVEALGDYVKLIMAEGDPIVVLATMKSFEAELPSDRFLRIHKSYIVNLDKVDRYNSRNIEIEDEKIPLSRHKKHSLIEALDNNNSSN is encoded by the coding sequence GTGGAACAATTTCAATTAAAATGTGCGGTAGTAGATGACTCCCGCCTTCAGAGACTAGCAATTGTAAAATTGATAGATGAACACCCGTCATTGGAGCTAGTGGCGGAGTGGAATAATGCTATTGAGACTAAAAATGGTTTACTGGATACTCCTGTTGATCTTTTGTTCTTAGATATAGAAATGCCGATACTCACTGGATTTGACCTACTGGATGATCTGGAAAACAAGCCGCATATTATTTTCGTTACCGGAAAAACGAAATATGCTTTTAAGGCATTCGATTATGACGCTATAGATTACTTAAGAAAACCATTGAAAAGAGAACGTTTTAATGCTGCAGTAGACAAAGCGCTAAGCATGTCTAGATTAACCTCTGAGCATGGCGTAGAAGACGATGATTATATTTTTGTGAAAAGTAATCTTAAAAAGCGAAAAATCTATCTAAGCAACTTAAAATACGTGGAGGCTTTAGGAGATTATGTAAAGTTAATTATGGCGGAAGGAGATCCGATTGTTGTATTAGCAACTATGAAATCTTTTGAGGCTGAATTACCTAGTGATCGTTTTCTGAGAATTCATAAGTCTTATATTGTCAATCTAGATAAGGTAGACCGATATAACAGTAGAAATATTGAGATAGAGGATGAGAAAATACCATTGAGCAGACATAAAAAACATTCGCTTATCGAAGCGCTGGACAACAACAATAGCAGCAACTAA
- the rpsR gene encoding 30S ribosomal protein S18, which yields MMSSIEQQAKGKKDGEIRYLTPLNIDTTKNKKYCRFKKSGIKYIDYKDPDFLLSFVNEQGKLLPRRLTGTSLKYQRKVSVAVKRARHLALMPYVGDLLK from the coding sequence ATTATGTCATCGATAGAACAACAAGCTAAAGGAAAAAAAGACGGAGAGATCAGATATCTTACTCCGCTTAATATAGATACTACTAAGAATAAAAAGTATTGTCGTTTCAAAAAATCTGGTATCAAGTATATCGATTATAAAGATCCTGACTTTTTATTGTCTTTTGTAAACGAGCAAGGAAAATTATTACCACGTCGTCTTACAGGAACATCATTAAAATACCAAAGAAAAGTAAGTGTAGCTGTAAAAAGAGCACGTCACCTGGCACTAATGCCATATGTAGGTGATTTATTAAAATAA
- a CDS encoding chalcone isomerase family protein, protein MNKIITLVFTAVLISTAAIAQVRVGDIVLPYKVNFDGEDLTLNGAGIRSVLGFKTYSGGLYTKQKYSDPKIVLESDESMSIRLNIISKKVTNTRMIKVFRKGFDDAMFGNTESIQDRIEDFLKLFASPTQINDFYEMVYIKGKGVKTYKNGEEIGFIKGRDFKYALFKIWLGNEPACELIKGGMLGLSK, encoded by the coding sequence ATGAATAAGATAATTACACTAGTATTTACGGCAGTTTTGATAAGTACGGCAGCAATCGCCCAAGTTCGGGTTGGTGATATAGTACTACCTTATAAGGTGAATTTTGACGGAGAAGATTTGACATTAAATGGAGCAGGGATTAGAAGTGTTTTAGGGTTCAAAACCTATTCGGGAGGTTTGTATACCAAACAAAAGTACAGTGATCCTAAAATAGTTCTGGAATCAGATGAAAGCATGTCGATTCGACTTAATATCATATCAAAAAAAGTTACCAATACGCGAATGATCAAAGTATTCAGAAAAGGTTTTGACGATGCAATGTTTGGGAATACCGAAAGTATTCAGGATAGAATTGAAGACTTTCTAAAATTATTCGCTTCTCCTACACAAATCAATGACTTTTATGAAATGGTGTATATTAAAGGAAAAGGTGTAAAAACCTATAAAAACGGAGAAGAAATCGGTTTTATCAAAGGAAGAGATTTTAAATATGCATTGTTTAAGATCTGGTTAGGAAATGAGCCGGCCTGTGAATTAATCAAAGGAGGGATGCTGGGACTAAGTAAATAA